A DNA window from Ranitomeya imitator isolate aRanImi1 chromosome 2, aRanImi1.pri, whole genome shotgun sequence contains the following coding sequences:
- the LOC138663174 gene encoding oocyte zinc finger protein XlCOF6-like isoform X1: protein MDMDRDKMAERILHLTLEILFRLTGEDYTVVKKTSSERCQDPVSEGWARPLSPITGPPPHPLIHEDINDQKILELTYKMIELLTGEVPIRCQDVAVYFSMEEWEYLQGHKDVMMEVPQPLTSPDLSSKRATPERCPRPLPQDCKQGEPNAHDYQGEDLTLINTTKTYVRGDERCKEDIPTYDYPADDCTRRSEGQLISSCFKSDDLEILQDTTEVNAITPDIPSSLHSKDLSSDAMEQVPSSDSLPTTKENQSHKRGIKKQTTPKEKKSFSCSGCGKHFTQESHFANHLRTHTGEKPFSCSECGKCFKHKLTLDNHQITHTREKPFSCSECGKCFKHKSTLDNHQRTHTGEKPFSCSECGKCFNRKSNLDSHWRTHTRENPFSCSECGKCFKWKISLDRHQRTHTGEKPFSCSECGICFKHKFTLDNHQITHTGEKPFSCSECGKCFNRKSILDSHWRTHTGENPFSCSECGKCFKWKLSLDRHQRTHTGEKPFSCSECGICFKHKLTLDNHQITHTGEKPFSCSECGKCFYQKSLLDRHSRTHTREKPFSCSECEKCFKHKLTLDNHKRTHTGEKPFSCSECGKCFKWKTNCDSHQRTHTGEKPFSCSECGKCFAHKSQFVSHQRTHTGEKPFSCSECGTCFNRKSHLVSHQITHTGEKPFSCSECEKCFNRKSVLDCHQRTHTGEKPFSCSECGKCFNRKSVLDCHQRTHTGEKPFSCSECGKCFNQKAHLVIHQKTHTGEKPSSFS, encoded by the exons atggatatggacagagacaagatggcggagaggatattacacctcaccctagagatcctcttccgacttactggagag gattacacagtagtgaagaagacctctagtgagcgctgtcaggaccctgtgtctgagggatgggcaagacccctgagcccaatcacagggcctccacctcaccccctgatacatgaggacatcaatgatcagaagatcctagaactcacctacaagatgattgagctgctgactggagag gttcctataagatgtcaggatgtcgctgtctatttttccatggaggagtgggaatatttaCAAGGTCACAAagatgtcatgatggaggttccccagcccctcacatcaccag atctatccagtaagagggcaacaccagagagatgtccccgtcctcttccacaggactgtaaacaaggagAGCCCAATGCTCATGATTATCAG ggtgaagatctgacccttaTTAATACTAcaaagacatatgtgaggggtgatgagcggtgtaaagaggatattcccacatatgactacccag cagatgactgtaccaggagatcagagggacagctgatatCTTCatgttttaaatctgatgatcttgagatcctacaagatacaactgaagtgaatgctaTTACTccggatataccatcatcccttcacagcaaagatctgtcatctgatgctATGGAACAGgtgccatcttctgattcattaccgactactaaggaaaatcaaagtcacaaaagaggcattaaaaaacaaactactCCTAAagaaaagaagtcattttcatgttcaggatGTGGGAAACATTTTACACAGGAATCACATTTTGCTAACCAcctaagaactcacacaggagagaagcctttttcctgttcagaatgtgggaaatgttttaagcacAAATTAACTCTTGATAACCACCAGAtaactcacacaagggagaagcctttttcatgttcagaatgtgggaaatgttttaagcacAAATCAACTCTTGataaccaccagagaactcacacaggggagaagcctttttcctgttcagaatgtgggaaatgttttaaccggaaatcgaaTCTTGATAGCCACTGGAGAACCCACACAAGGGAGaatcctttttcatgttcagaatgtgggaaatgttttaaatggaaaataagtCTTGATcgccatcagagaactcacacaggagagaagcctttttcgtgttcagaatgtgggatatgttttaagcataaatttACTCTTGATAACCAccagataactcacacaggggagaagcctttttcctgttccgaatgtgggaaatgttttaaccggaaatcgatTCTTGATAGCCActggagaacccacacaggggagaatcctttttcatgttcagaatgtgggaaatgttttaaatggaaattaAGTCTTGATcgccatcagagaactcacacaggagagaagcctttttcctgttcagaatgtgggatatgttttaagcataaattaACTCTTGATAACCAccagataactcacacaggggagaagcctttttcctgttcagaatgtgggaaatgtttttaccaGAAATCGCTTCTTGATAGGCATTCgagaactcacacaagggagaagcctttttcctgttcagaatgtgagaaatgttttaagcaCAAATTAACTCTTGATAACCacaagagaactcacacaggggagaagcctttttcctgttcagaatgtgggaaatgttttaaatggaaaacaaATTGTGATagccatcagagaactcacacaggggagaaacctttttcatgttcagaatgtgggaaatgttttgcacataaatcacagtttgttagccaccagagaactcacacaggggagaagccgttttcctgttcagaatgtgggacatGTTTTAAcaggaaatcacatcttgttagtcaccagataactcacacaggggagaagcctttttcctgttcagaatgtgagaaatgttttaaccgtaaatcAGTTCTTGAttgccaccagagaactcacacaggggagaagcctttttcctgttcagaatgtgggaaatgttttaaccggaaatcagttCTTGAttgccaccagagaactcacacaggggagaagcctttttcctgttctgaatgtgggaaatgttttaaccagaaagctcaTCTTGTAATACACCAGaagactcacacaggggagaagccttcttcattttcttaa
- the LOC138663174 gene encoding oocyte zinc finger protein XlCOF6-like isoform X2: protein MDMDRDKMAERILHLTLEILFRLTGEDYTVVKKTSSERCQDPVSEGWARPLSPITGPPPHPLIHEDINDQKILELTYKMIELLTGEVPIRCQDVAVYFSMEEWEYLQGHKDVMMEVPQPLTSPDLSSKRATPERCPRPLPQDCKQGEPNAHDYQGEDLTLINTTKTYVRGDERCKEDIPTYDYPDDCTRRSEGQLISSCFKSDDLEILQDTTEVNAITPDIPSSLHSKDLSSDAMEQVPSSDSLPTTKENQSHKRGIKKQTTPKEKKSFSCSGCGKHFTQESHFANHLRTHTGEKPFSCSECGKCFKHKLTLDNHQITHTREKPFSCSECGKCFKHKSTLDNHQRTHTGEKPFSCSECGKCFNRKSNLDSHWRTHTRENPFSCSECGKCFKWKISLDRHQRTHTGEKPFSCSECGICFKHKFTLDNHQITHTGEKPFSCSECGKCFNRKSILDSHWRTHTGENPFSCSECGKCFKWKLSLDRHQRTHTGEKPFSCSECGICFKHKLTLDNHQITHTGEKPFSCSECGKCFYQKSLLDRHSRTHTREKPFSCSECEKCFKHKLTLDNHKRTHTGEKPFSCSECGKCFKWKTNCDSHQRTHTGEKPFSCSECGKCFAHKSQFVSHQRTHTGEKPFSCSECGTCFNRKSHLVSHQITHTGEKPFSCSECEKCFNRKSVLDCHQRTHTGEKPFSCSECGKCFNRKSVLDCHQRTHTGEKPFSCSECGKCFNQKAHLVIHQKTHTGEKPSSFS from the exons atggatatggacagagacaagatggcggagaggatattacacctcaccctagagatcctcttccgacttactggagag gattacacagtagtgaagaagacctctagtgagcgctgtcaggaccctgtgtctgagggatgggcaagacccctgagcccaatcacagggcctccacctcaccccctgatacatgaggacatcaatgatcagaagatcctagaactcacctacaagatgattgagctgctgactggagag gttcctataagatgtcaggatgtcgctgtctatttttccatggaggagtgggaatatttaCAAGGTCACAAagatgtcatgatggaggttccccagcccctcacatcaccag atctatccagtaagagggcaacaccagagagatgtccccgtcctcttccacaggactgtaaacaaggagAGCCCAATGCTCATGATTATCAG ggtgaagatctgacccttaTTAATACTAcaaagacatatgtgaggggtgatgagcggtgtaaagaggatattcccacatatgactacccag atgactgtaccaggagatcagagggacagctgatatCTTCatgttttaaatctgatgatcttgagatcctacaagatacaactgaagtgaatgctaTTACTccggatataccatcatcccttcacagcaaagatctgtcatctgatgctATGGAACAGgtgccatcttctgattcattaccgactactaaggaaaatcaaagtcacaaaagaggcattaaaaaacaaactactCCTAAagaaaagaagtcattttcatgttcaggatGTGGGAAACATTTTACACAGGAATCACATTTTGCTAACCAcctaagaactcacacaggagagaagcctttttcctgttcagaatgtgggaaatgttttaagcacAAATTAACTCTTGATAACCACCAGAtaactcacacaagggagaagcctttttcatgttcagaatgtgggaaatgttttaagcacAAATCAACTCTTGataaccaccagagaactcacacaggggagaagcctttttcctgttcagaatgtgggaaatgttttaaccggaaatcgaaTCTTGATAGCCACTGGAGAACCCACACAAGGGAGaatcctttttcatgttcagaatgtgggaaatgttttaaatggaaaataagtCTTGATcgccatcagagaactcacacaggagagaagcctttttcgtgttcagaatgtgggatatgttttaagcataaatttACTCTTGATAACCAccagataactcacacaggggagaagcctttttcctgttccgaatgtgggaaatgttttaaccggaaatcgatTCTTGATAGCCActggagaacccacacaggggagaatcctttttcatgttcagaatgtgggaaatgttttaaatggaaattaAGTCTTGATcgccatcagagaactcacacaggagagaagcctttttcctgttcagaatgtgggatatgttttaagcataaattaACTCTTGATAACCAccagataactcacacaggggagaagcctttttcctgttcagaatgtgggaaatgtttttaccaGAAATCGCTTCTTGATAGGCATTCgagaactcacacaagggagaagcctttttcctgttcagaatgtgagaaatgttttaagcaCAAATTAACTCTTGATAACCacaagagaactcacacaggggagaagcctttttcctgttcagaatgtgggaaatgttttaaatggaaaacaaATTGTGATagccatcagagaactcacacaggggagaaacctttttcatgttcagaatgtgggaaatgttttgcacataaatcacagtttgttagccaccagagaactcacacaggggagaagccgttttcctgttcagaatgtgggacatGTTTTAAcaggaaatcacatcttgttagtcaccagataactcacacaggggagaagcctttttcctgttcagaatgtgagaaatgttttaaccgtaaatcAGTTCTTGAttgccaccagagaactcacacaggggagaagcctttttcctgttcagaatgtgggaaatgttttaaccggaaatcagttCTTGAttgccaccagagaactcacacaggggagaagcctttttcctgttctgaatgtgggaaatgttttaaccagaaagctcaTCTTGTAATACACCAGaagactcacacaggggagaagccttcttcattttcttaa